From a region of the Mycobacterium intracellulare ATCC 13950 genome:
- a CDS encoding TetR family transcriptional regulator gives MPPAKRSRGRPAGSRVDPGARRSELLDAAERVIRAKGPSAGLVDIAGEAGFVRSAVYAMYPGRDALLAELSKRTSQRLLAEITTRAAGSTDLRERMALFFDVISAWMEAEPNLYRALTGDPSTSVFEQLAGAVEWMLASSSGSEAARMAAAPWSRAIVGSAVAAAEWWCRTGTMPREALVEHLTALCWDGGAALPFNADDIKTIDNAQR, from the coding sequence ATGCCCCCGGCAAAGCGCAGTCGTGGTCGCCCGGCGGGCTCGCGGGTGGATCCCGGCGCGCGGCGCTCGGAGCTTCTCGACGCCGCCGAGCGGGTGATCCGCGCCAAGGGGCCGTCCGCCGGACTGGTCGACATCGCGGGCGAGGCCGGCTTCGTCCGCTCGGCGGTCTATGCCATGTACCCCGGCCGTGACGCGCTGCTGGCCGAGCTGAGCAAACGCACCTCGCAGCGGCTGCTCGCCGAAATCACCACTCGGGCAGCCGGTTCCACCGACCTCAGGGAGCGGATGGCGTTGTTCTTCGACGTGATCAGCGCGTGGATGGAAGCCGAGCCGAATCTCTACCGGGCCCTCACCGGTGACCCGTCGACCAGTGTCTTCGAGCAGCTGGCCGGCGCGGTCGAATGGATGCTGGCGTCGTCGTCGGGCTCCGAGGCCGCGCGCATGGCGGCGGCGCCCTGGTCGCGGGCCATCGTCGGGTCGGCGGTGGCGGCCGCGGAGTGGTGGTGCCGGACGGGAACCATGCCGCGGGAGGCGCTCGTCGAACACCTCACCGCGCTGTGCTGGGACGGCGGGGCGGCCCTGCCGTTCAACGCCGACGACATCAAGACCATTGACAACGCCCAGCGATAA